GCGGGCAGGCTGTCCAGGTAGGCATTCAGTCCATCCAAAAAGGCAGTCTCGTCCTTTTCCTGTGCATCCAGCCAGGATGCAAAAAAAAGCAGGGCCAGATACTGGGCGTAGCGCGGGGAGAATCTGGCCTTGGCGCAGGCTGTGCGGATCTTCTGGTCCAGAAACGCCAGAATATGATCGTTCTTTTTACATACGGAAACAAGGCTGACCAGATACTTCCCTTCATCCAGCGCACGGGTCGCCCCATGCAGGGTTTCGGCCTCCGCGGCATGACGAGCCGCGGGCCCCAAAGGAAGCCCCAGACTGTCGGCCAATGCATCGCGCAACACCAAGGCCGCCTTGAGCCGGGCATGACCTGATTTGCTCATACGCTGTAAGAACCTCTGGAAAATAAAGACACTCTTAAGCACCCCTTGTCGCCTTCCATTGGCGCGGCGCAGCCGTGATACCGGTCAAATTTTCTTCAACAATATTTCATAGTCTGAATGACTGCCTATCCAAAACCAGATGATCACTTCACCGCTTAAAATGCCTACTGCCCTGTAGTTTTTGGTAATACGCACCGAATATATCGGTAGCGCTGAATGGACTCTCTTGAAATGTAAACCTGGATGCCAAGGATCATTCAGAAATACGGCATAAGCTTCCTTGGATTTGGCTTGAATCTCGTTGTCCAAAGCCTGAAAGCATTTCCAAAATTTTTTATTGGCTCGAGAGATCACATCGTATCCGGATCGAGTTTGGTTGTCTTACCCTGGGCGTAATCCTGCAAGGCTTCTTGCGCAAGTTGCGCCAAGGTGCCTTCCGATTCAGAGAAAAGATGATCCCATTTATTCTCTGATTCAATCTCTTCGAGAACCATCCGCGCAACGATGTTCTGTTCCAGTGTCGGCAGTCTGGAAGCAACATCAAATGCTTTTTCAAGCAAGCTGGTCATGGCTGTTCACCGTGTTTTTCCTGTCAGTTTGGCCGAAATTGCTGGGCAAATATCGCCTCAATCGCCTCGAACCGTTCACAGCCGTCAAAGCTGAGCGCTGCGGGATCGTTGGTCAGTAGTCGTTCCGCGGGATGGTCTTGGAGCTTGTTTTGGAGCCATGCCTGGGAGTCCGGACTTCGGCAGTCGCGAAAAAACAAGGCTGTCGGGATCCCCAGGAGATCCCGGCCCAGAATCACGGCACCCTGTTCTTCACGGTACATGCGATCCACATCCAACCCCAGCAGGTAAACCAGGCTCTCCACAAGGTCCACATCCCGGGGTTCAGCCGGCCCCGCGGTCACGGCCCGCTTGAGACGATACCCGAAGGGAGTCAGAAAGCGTTCCACGCCGCAATAGACCTTTTTACTCGCACGATCCAGACGATAGCGCAACGTAAAGGCCGGATCAGGCAGCAGCGGAAAGCGTTCCAGACGGGGATCCGGCGGAACATCCAGATTTTCAAGGGTATCCTCGTACTGCTCCAGGGACTGGATCCGCATGAACAGACCAGGTCCGTCCACGGCCTTGGCCTGCCCTGAACCCCAGGCCGTGGCGGCCGCAACCTTTTTCAACCGCGGTACGATCAATGTTTCAAAATACCGGTTCACTTCCACCGTGAGGAACTTGCGACGGCTCTTTTCCAGGCGATTAACGTCCATCACGGCATGGGCCGTACTCCCGGAGCCGCCAAAACAGTCCAGAATCATGTCCTTCTCCCCGGAGCCCTGGAGAATGAACCGGGACACGAAGCTGGAGTGCTTGGGCGCGAGAAACACGCCGGACTTGCTAAACAACGCCGATGTTTGTTTTTCTCCGTCGGAATAGTCACGGAAGACGCTTTTGCCGACATTGTTGGAGACTTCATGCAGCATTCGCTTGAGGCGGGGCAACTTCTTCTCATCCTTGCCCCAAGCAATCCGATGATCCTCATCCAGGCTTTGAAAACATCGGCGATCAGTATCATCAGATCCATTCTTCAAAGGAAATTTCCAGCCACTTTTTGGTTGAGGGCAAGGCTTATTGGTCACTGGGTGTGTTGGTGAATAATATCTCCAGTTAGGATGCTCTGGCATTGCGGTAGTGTCCGACTGCTTAGACGCAGGCATTGACATATCGCCCTCTTGCCAGATCCAAATCTTGGCCTGCACGGCCCGGGCCTCGTTTTCCGTGACCAGCTTGCCCTCGGCATCCCGGTATTCCGCGAATTTGTAGTTGAAAAGGCCACGCCAGGGGTCGTTGTCCTTCTCATCCTCCCAGTCCAGACCCTGGGATTCCACATCCTCGCGGTAGGCAATCTTGTGCTGTTCGTAGAGTCCCCGCAACGCGGCTTCAACTTCCCGGATGGGCGGAAAGCCCGGATTCAGTTCCTCTACCAGGGCCATGACCTCTTCATAGCCGGGTTTCGGCTCGCGGAACATGTTTCTGTCCTGCTCCACGGTGGGGCGATGCCGGGCATAGACCAGCACGTATTCGTGGTTGGTGGAGTAGTTCGGCGCCTGGCTGTTGTTGGTGTTCATGGCCCAGATCAATTCTTCCACCCGGTTATTCTGGCCAAACACCCCGTTCATGACCTGTTCGACCAGGGTTCGCTCGGTCTTGTCGATACTGACGAAAATCGCTCCGTCCATGGGCGTCAACCAGCGCATCCTTTCCAGCCGGTTTTCCATCATCGCGGCGAAGGAGGCGTGGCGGTAGCCGTTTTTATAGGGAATGCAGCTGCTTTTGGTGTTGTAGGGCGGATCAATATAGATGCACTTGACCTGCTGATGATACTTTGTCTGAAAGGTGTTCAAGGCCTGCCAGTTGTCCGAGTGCACTGCCGTTCCGTCCAAGGCCTCGTCCAGGCCGACCGACGCGGTCACGGCATCCAGCAAAGACCACTTGAAGTCTTCGTCGAAATTGGCCGTATCAATGGGCAATGGCAGGAACGGCTCCGCATGCTTCGGCGTCTGGATGTCCAGGGCAAGCTGGCCCGACCTGGAGCGCTTCCCGCCAGACCTGACCTGGGGCTGACGACGGCATGCGTCGGCATCACCATATTCTCCAAGGCCCAAGTCCCTCCATTCTTCGCGTTGCGCCGCAATGATCCGGTACACGTTGCGGTCCAGCCAGTCCGATGCATGTTTTTCAATGCGATCCAGGGTGATCACATACCGGGTGGCAAAGACCAGTTTGACTTTCTCCCAGAGCGATTTTTGGAAATCTTCCAGCGAAGCCAGAAAGGCAATGATCCGCTCGCCCACCGTCCGCACGACCCGGCCCACCGTGACCATGCGTGCGGCAACATCCCCTCCCGCAAGAAGCTGTCGGACATCCAGCACCGTTGTGGCGATGAAGATGTCCAAATCCGCGGCCATCTGCTTTTTCAGGCCGGCATGGATGAAAAAATCACTCTGGTTCCGGGCAATGTAGCGGTTCAGCCAACGTTTGATGTCTGTCGCGTCGCCACGAGTGGCGTCCTGAATTGCCTCCACAATGCCATTTTTTTGTTTGTCCGTCTGCGCTCCCTTGAGATATTTCAGAACAACGCGAACCTGGCGGGATTGATCCGCCTGTACGCAATCCAGTTCGTAGTGGGCCTTGTCGCTGGGTTTGAGTTGGGCGCGGGTCTTCAGCAGCGTTTCCGGCTCCACGGAAAAAATAATTGTCCAGCCACCGAGTTGTACCGGGTAATCCGTGAAAATATCACCGGATTTTATGTAGTACATGCCCTCCGTGGCCCAGCGAAACTCCGTGTCGTCGCCCCGTGATTGCACATACCGGCTGCCCTCCGGCCCGTACCGACGCTCGACGATGAAGTCGCCTTCCTGATAGTGCAGGGAAAAAAACTGGTAAAGCCGGTTCATGGCCTCAACGCGGTCCAGACCATCGGAAGAAAGGGGAGTCTTTTCAAGGCACTGTTCCCGGTACGTCGCAACCATTTCAGC
This is a stretch of genomic DNA from Desulfonatronum thioautotrophicum. It encodes these proteins:
- a CDS encoding ParE family toxin-like protein; this translates as MISRANKKFWKCFQALDNEIQAKSKEAYAVFLNDPWHPGLHFKRVHSALPIYSVRITKNYRAVGILSGEVIIWFWIGSHSDYEILLKKI
- a CDS encoding site-specific DNA-methyltransferase, yielding MEEREALLTQLATVPALAEMVATYREQCLEKTPLSSDGLDRVEAMNRLYQFFSLHYQEGDFIVERRYGPEGSRYVQSRGDDTEFRWATEGMYYIKSGDIFTDYPVQLGGWTIIFSVEPETLLKTRAQLKPSDKAHYELDCVQADQSRQVRVVLKYLKGAQTDKQKNGIVEAIQDATRGDATDIKRWLNRYIARNQSDFFIHAGLKKQMAADLDIFIATTVLDVRQLLAGGDVAARMVTVGRVVRTVGERIIAFLASLEDFQKSLWEKVKLVFATRYVITLDRIEKHASDWLDRNVYRIIAAQREEWRDLGLGEYGDADACRRQPQVRSGGKRSRSGQLALDIQTPKHAEPFLPLPIDTANFDEDFKWSLLDAVTASVGLDEALDGTAVHSDNWQALNTFQTKYHQQVKCIYIDPPYNTKSSCIPYKNGYRHASFAAMMENRLERMRWLTPMDGAIFVSIDKTERTLVEQVMNGVFGQNNRVEELIWAMNTNNSQAPNYSTNHEYVLVYARHRPTVEQDRNMFREPKPGYEEVMALVEELNPGFPPIREVEAALRGLYEQHKIAYREDVESQGLDWEDEKDNDPWRGLFNYKFAEYRDAEGKLVTENEARAVQAKIWIWQEGDMSMPASKQSDTTAMPEHPNWRYYSPTHPVTNKPCPQPKSGWKFPLKNGSDDTDRRCFQSLDEDHRIAWGKDEKKLPRLKRMLHEVSNNVGKSVFRDYSDGEKQTSALFSKSGVFLAPKHSSFVSRFILQGSGEKDMILDCFGGSGSTAHAVMDVNRLEKSRRKFLTVEVNRYFETLIVPRLKKVAAATAWGSGQAKAVDGPGLFMRIQSLEQYEDTLENLDVPPDPRLERFPLLPDPAFTLRYRLDRASKKVYCGVERFLTPFGYRLKRAVTAGPAEPRDVDLVESLVYLLGLDVDRMYREEQGAVILGRDLLGIPTALFFRDCRSPDSQAWLQNKLQDHPAERLLTNDPAALSFDGCERFEAIEAIFAQQFRPN